The proteins below are encoded in one region of Streptomyces ficellus:
- a CDS encoding DEAD/DEAH box helicase, with product MDRCPRWEDAGTVREGREALGRGERDTVARGVRLHEAAQAVAGDHARAVEAVRAALKPIHDAAVTRELEAIPVARLQDVTEGRLRLGNVEKNGLGTVGRVLEAGPYRLRQIPGVGQRTVNQILAAARRLSEAVHETVAVHIDVGRPEPSTTALVMALHVLVEAGPDARRAVDRAAALSERLGPLLVDARPATGRFRMLLAGQERKARARAAVAEIRSLVDEAEQADVPELLAQASVDLLHGSTSDVAAWVDFELRSAEYYSLLAEISGRLPDAAAAEGFLPEEIAERVRTQQLDDSHRRVSLRGYQAFGARFVLAQRKVILGDEMGLGKTIQAIAVLAHLAAEGQSHFMVVCPASVLVNWTREIEARSALRVMVLHGPDRHYAFADWKGRGGVGVTTYDALRGFPAPGGGEVGLLVVDEAHSVKNPKTKRSQSVGLWAERCERTLFMTGTPMENRVAEFRNLVQMLDGDVADSLGERDALAGSVAFRKAVAPVYLRRNQEDVLTELPSLQQTDEWEELSASDEEAYREAVRAGNFMAMRRAAYMRPERSAKLDRLREIVQEAGENGQKTVVFSNFKDVLGVVKDALAAGTASATPVFGPLTGGVPAQRRQEIVDDFAGVSGPAVLLAQIQAAGVGLNMQAASVVIICEPQIKPTIEHQAVARAHRMGQVRSVHVHRLLATGGVDERMVKMLEEKTRLFDAYARRSAVAEATPDAVDVSDTELARRIVEEEQARLGMTDERLMSAE from the coding sequence ATGGATCGGTGCCCGCGATGGGAGGATGCGGGGACGGTGCGAGAGGGGCGGGAAGCGTTGGGGCGTGGCGAGCGGGACACGGTCGCGAGGGGGGTGCGACTCCACGAGGCGGCGCAGGCAGTGGCCGGTGACCACGCCAGGGCGGTCGAGGCGGTGCGGGCGGCGCTGAAGCCGATTCACGACGCGGCGGTCACTCGCGAGCTCGAGGCCATTCCCGTCGCCAGGCTGCAGGACGTCACCGAAGGACGACTGCGGCTGGGGAACGTCGAGAAGAACGGCCTTGGCACGGTGGGGCGTGTTCTCGAAGCGGGGCCCTATCGGTTGCGGCAGATTCCCGGTGTCGGGCAGCGCACGGTCAACCAGATCCTTGCTGCTGCTCGCCGGCTTTCCGAAGCGGTGCACGAGACGGTGGCCGTCCACATTGACGTGGGCCGGCCGGAGCCGAGCACTACCGCGCTCGTCATGGCCCTGCACGTACTGGTGGAGGCCGGCCCGGACGCCCGGCGCGCGGTGGACCGAGCCGCAGCCCTGTCGGAACGGCTGGGCCCGTTGCTGGTCGACGCGAGGCCCGCCACCGGGCGTTTCAGGATGCTCCTGGCCGGCCAGGAGAGGAAGGCGCGTGCCCGGGCGGCGGTCGCCGAGATCCGTTCACTCGTGGACGAAGCAGAGCAGGCCGACGTGCCTGAGCTGCTCGCCCAAGCCTCGGTGGACCTGCTACACGGATCTACGTCCGACGTCGCGGCATGGGTGGACTTCGAACTCCGCTCCGCGGAGTACTACAGCCTGCTCGCCGAGATCTCCGGGCGACTGCCGGACGCGGCAGCCGCCGAGGGGTTCTTGCCGGAGGAGATCGCCGAGCGGGTACGGACGCAACAGCTCGACGACTCGCATCGGCGGGTCTCCCTGCGCGGCTACCAGGCGTTCGGCGCGAGGTTCGTCCTTGCGCAGCGCAAGGTGATACTCGGCGACGAGATGGGTCTCGGGAAGACCATCCAAGCGATTGCCGTGCTGGCGCACCTGGCCGCCGAGGGGCAGAGTCATTTCATGGTCGTCTGCCCGGCGAGCGTTCTCGTGAACTGGACACGGGAGATCGAGGCCCGCAGCGCCCTTCGCGTCATGGTGCTCCACGGCCCCGACCGGCACTACGCGTTCGCCGACTGGAAGGGGCGGGGCGGGGTGGGGGTGACCACGTACGACGCACTGCGCGGATTTCCGGCGCCGGGCGGCGGGGAGGTCGGACTGCTCGTCGTCGACGAAGCGCACTCCGTGAAAAACCCGAAGACCAAGCGGTCCCAGTCGGTCGGCCTATGGGCGGAGCGTTGCGAGCGCACCCTTTTCATGACCGGAACTCCGATGGAGAACCGGGTCGCGGAGTTCCGCAACCTGGTCCAGATGCTCGACGGCGACGTCGCGGACTCGCTCGGCGAACGGGACGCGTTGGCCGGATCGGTCGCCTTCCGCAAGGCCGTGGCCCCGGTCTACCTGAGGCGCAACCAGGAAGACGTGCTGACGGAACTCCCGAGCCTTCAGCAGACCGACGAGTGGGAGGAACTGAGCGCTTCGGACGAGGAGGCGTACCGCGAAGCCGTGCGCGCGGGCAACTTCATGGCCATGCGCAGGGCCGCGTACATGCGCCCCGAGAGGTCGGCCAAGCTGGACCGGCTGCGCGAGATCGTTCAGGAGGCTGGCGAAAACGGGCAGAAGACAGTGGTCTTCTCCAATTTCAAGGACGTGCTGGGCGTGGTGAAGGATGCCCTCGCGGCCGGAACCGCCAGCGCCACTCCGGTGTTCGGTCCGCTGACCGGCGGCGTCCCGGCCCAGCGTCGCCAGGAGATCGTCGACGACTTCGCCGGGGTCTCGGGACCAGCGGTGCTCCTGGCGCAGATCCAGGCGGCCGGCGTCGGCCTCAATATGCAGGCTGCCTCCGTCGTCATCATCTGCGAGCCGCAGATCAAGCCGACGATCGAGCACCAGGCCGTGGCCCGGGCCCATCGCATGGGCCAGGTCAGGTCGGTTCACGTGCATCGTCTACTCGCCACCGGGGGAGTGGACGAACGCATGGTGAAGATGCTGGAGGAGAAGACCCGCCTGTTCGATGCCTACGCCCGCCGTAGCGCCGTGGCCGAAGCCACCCCGGACGCGGTCGACGTGTCGGACACCGAGCTGGCCCGCCGGATCGTCGAGGAGGAACAGGCACGTCTGGGTATGACGGACGAGAGGCTCATGTCGGCCGAGTGA
- the ychF gene encoding redox-regulated ATPase YchF, which yields MSLTIGIVGLPNVGKSTLFNALTKNDVLAANYPFATIEPNVGVVGVPDSRLTKLAEIFSSQRVLPATVDFVDIAGIVRGASEGEGLGNKFLANIRESDAICQVIRAFKDENVVHVDGKVSPKDDIETINTELILADLQTIEKVLPRLQKESRIKKDVAPKVAAVEAAKEILEKGDTLFSQGIVQGSEKAELLHDLHLLTTKPFLYVFNVDEDELTDDTFKDEQRALVAPAEAIFLNAKLEADLAELDEEDAMELLQSVGAEEPGLATLARVGFNTLGLQTYLTAGPKESRAWTIKKGATAPEAAGVIHTDFQKGFIKAEVISFADLVETGSVAEARAAGKARMEGKEYVMQDGDVVEFRFNV from the coding sequence TGTCGCTCACGATCGGAATCGTCGGCCTGCCGAATGTCGGCAAGTCGACCCTGTTCAACGCCCTGACCAAGAACGACGTGCTGGCGGCCAACTACCCGTTCGCCACCATCGAGCCCAACGTCGGCGTCGTCGGCGTCCCCGACAGCCGCCTCACCAAGCTGGCCGAGATCTTCTCGTCGCAGCGCGTCCTGCCGGCCACGGTCGACTTCGTCGACATCGCGGGCATCGTGCGCGGCGCGAGCGAGGGTGAGGGCCTGGGCAACAAGTTCCTGGCGAACATCCGCGAGTCCGACGCGATCTGCCAGGTCATCCGTGCCTTCAAGGACGAGAACGTCGTCCACGTCGACGGCAAGGTCTCGCCCAAGGACGACATCGAGACGATCAACACCGAGCTGATCCTCGCCGACCTCCAGACCATCGAGAAGGTCCTGCCGCGCCTCCAGAAGGAGTCCCGGATCAAGAAGGACGTCGCCCCGAAGGTCGCGGCGGTCGAGGCGGCCAAGGAGATCCTGGAGAAGGGCGACACCCTCTTCTCGCAGGGCATCGTCCAGGGCTCCGAGAAGGCCGAGCTGCTGCACGACCTGCACCTGCTCACCACCAAGCCGTTCCTCTACGTCTTCAACGTCGACGAGGACGAGCTGACCGACGACACCTTCAAGGACGAGCAGCGCGCCCTGGTCGCCCCGGCCGAGGCGATCTTCCTGAACGCCAAGCTGGAGGCGGACCTCGCCGAGCTCGACGAGGAGGACGCCATGGAGCTCCTCCAGTCCGTCGGCGCCGAGGAGCCGGGCCTCGCCACCCTCGCCCGCGTCGGCTTCAACACCCTGGGCCTCCAGACCTACCTGACGGCCGGCCCCAAGGAGTCCCGCGCCTGGACGATCAAGAAGGGCGCGACGGCCCCCGAGGCGGCCGGTGTCATCCACACCGACTTCCAGAAGGGCTTCATCAAGGCCGAGGTCATCTCCTTCGCCGACCTCGTCGAAACGGGCTCCGTCGCCGAAGCCCGCGCCGCCGGCAAGGCCCGCATGGAGGGCAAGGAGTACGTCATGCAGGACGGCGACGTGGTGGAGTTCCGCTTCAACGTGTGA
- a CDS encoding DNA-binding protein translates to MPGTLLLDSEGLSKLYRKDRTVVALVQAASEEGVRVATSAMTTLEADYERIHPARIKWVLSRVDVHDVTKEVTDQAAALLRTHHLHGHKYAIDAAFAVIARNAPRPVTVLTSDPEDLTLLCGSAVEVVKV, encoded by the coding sequence ATGCCCGGCACCCTCCTGCTCGACAGCGAAGGACTCTCGAAGCTCTACCGCAAGGACCGCACCGTGGTGGCCCTGGTCCAGGCGGCGTCGGAGGAGGGCGTCCGCGTCGCCACCAGCGCCATGACCACGCTTGAGGCCGACTACGAGCGCATCCACCCGGCCCGCATCAAGTGGGTCCTCTCCCGCGTCGACGTCCATGACGTCACCAAGGAGGTCACCGACCAGGCCGCCGCGCTTCTGCGCACCCATCACCTCCACGGCCACAAGTACGCCATCGATGCCGCCTTCGCCGTCATCGCCCGTAACGCACCCCGGCCGGTCACGGTCCTCACGTCCGACCCCGAGGATCTGACACTCCTGTGCGGCTCTGCCGTGGAGGTCGTCAAGGTCTGA